From one Lolium rigidum isolate FL_2022 chromosome 4, APGP_CSIRO_Lrig_0.1, whole genome shotgun sequence genomic stretch:
- the LOC124705945 gene encoding uncharacterized protein LOC124705945: MGLLSWWKGSRRGTADTPNPQQPNGAGGAEAQVAAAGPHGAVEVRRQRQPDATVFEFGSAAESGTAVTLAGYCPVSDELEPCRWELVPATGEGAPQFRIVF, from the coding sequence ATGGGGCTCTTATCGTGGTGGAAGGGTTCCCGCCGCGGCACGGCGGACACGCCGAATCCGCAGCAGCCGAACGGAGCGGGAGGCGCGGAGGCCCAGGTGGCCGCCGCCGGCCCGCATGGGGCGGTGGAggtgcggcggcagcggcagccggacgCGACGGTCTTCGAGTTCGGGTCGGCGGCGGAGTCCGGCACCGCCGTGACGCTCGCGGGCTACTGCCCCGTCTCCGACGAGCTCGAGCCGTGCCGCTGGGAGCTCGTGCCCGCCACCGGCGAGGGCGCGCCGCAATTCCGCATCGTGTTCTGA
- the LOC124649994 gene encoding uncharacterized protein LOC124649994 translates to MAFSLLNPPPSRIALTAAVPPFPIPSFLFSQPRFPPLHIALYLRSPPPLRVQSSSTPPSPTPTEGSPTPPASREEAVAQARSCLATALRKPLNNTLPARKLKKQQRQPRFRAEIPVVDDSPGSLARLAFDVFSGLGVSRKGSPAKLLLVWPSSEELELAVREFKNWGDSSSALAHAQLDSVSPDALGSCDAAVFLAPGREQVEKLRAAVNALDPKPAVLFNPAWSFEVEEEGGFGGVAKGFVGSFNVVYSFMGLEVKGLLSKKKGVLLRCVEGGRFGGDSWVLMVEEEDEEAPEFKVVSRLKRRPTIGEVENMMYNLMAANSPVTKSARFLRELVSNVTGRKGKQQQ, encoded by the coding sequence ATGGCGTTCAGCCTCTTGAACCCTCCTCCCTCCAGAATCGCACTCACAGCTGCAGTCCCGCCATTCCCGATTCCCTCATTCCTCTTCTCACAACCGCGCTTCCCTCCTCTCCACATCGCCCTCTACCTCCGCAGTCCGCCGCCGCTGCGAGTCCAGTCCTCGTCGACGCCGCCGTCCCCGACGCCAACGGAAGGCTCCCCCACGCCGCCGGCGTCGAGGGAGGAGGCGGTCGCGCAGGCGAGGTCCTGCCTGGCCACGGCGCTGCGCAAGCCGCTCAACAACACGCTCCCGGCGCGGAAGCTCAAGAAGCAGCAGCGGCAGCCCCGGTTCCGCGCCGAGATCCCCGTCGTGGACGACTCGCCGGGCTCCCTCGCACGCCTCGCCTTCGACGTCTTCTCGGGCCTCGGCGTGTCCCGGAAGGGCTCGCCCGCAAAGCTCCTGCTCGTGTGGCCTTCCTCGGAGGAGCTGGAGCTGGCCGTGCGGGAGTTCAAGAACTGGGGGGACTCGTCGTCGGCATTGGCGCACGCGCAGCTGGACTCGGTGTCGCCGGACGCGCTGGGATCCTGCGACGCCGCCGTGTTCTTGGCGCCGGGGCGGGAGCAGGTGGAGAAGCTGAGGGCGGCCGTGAACGCGCTGGACCCGAAGCCGGCGGTGCTGTTCAACCCGGCGTGGAGcttcgaggtggaggaggagggagggttCGGCGGCGTCGCCAAGGGCTTCGTGGGCTCCTTCAACGTGGTGTACTCCTTCATGGGGCTGGAGGTGAAGGGCCTGCTGAGCAAGAAGAAGGGGGTGCTGCTCCGGTGCGTGGAGGGCGGGCGGTTCGGCGGGGACAGCTGGGTGCTcatggttgaggaggaggacgaggaggcgccGGAGTTCAAGGTCGTGTCGCGGCTGAAGCGCCGGCCGACCATCGGCGAGGTGGAGAACATGATGTACAACCTCATGGCCGCCAACTCGCCGGTGACCAAGTCGGCAAGGTTCCTCAGGGAGCTCGTGTCCAACGTCACAGGGAGGAAAGGGAAACAACAACAGTGA